GACGACCTGCCCATCGAGCAGGCCGTAGCGCTCGAAGTTGTGCCGAACCGTCTCGAGCGGCACAGCCAGCTCACTGTAGGTGTGGAATGTATCTCCCGAATCCGCTGGATAGGCGGCATCGGGTGGTGGCAGGCCCTCGAATGAATCGGCGGCCCATACCTTGCGGTCCTTGACGCCGTACGCCTCCAGGACAGCTCGCAGATAGATACAGGCACCCCCCCGCCAGACGCCGGTCTCGATGAAGTCGCCGGCCACGCGGTTGAAGAGCGCCTCCTCAGCCAGCAGGCGCAGGTTTGCCATGCGCCTGCGCCCTATCATCGAGTGGGCCACGGATGGCCAGTCCCAGCCGTACTCGCGCAACGTCTTGTCGAAGGTGTCGCTGCCGAGCGCCTTCAGCGGCGGGTCCTCGTAGATGCTGCCCGTCAGGCAGTCCAGCATCAGTTGCAGATAGCGGTCGCGCACGCGGCGCAGCCTGCCGAAATGGCGGTACTGAAGGTAAATGACCAGCTTGCGCCGCAGTCGGCGCAGCTTATATTGGAAGCCATCGGTCCTTACCATCGCCATCACCCGGCACGCTTCAAGCGGGGCAGCTCGTTTCGCGCGTAGTCATAGAGCTGGCGATCCAGCCCGGTCAGTCGGTCCAGCAGCGCCCTAATTTCCGGGGCTTGCGCCTCGGCTCCCGGCCGCCCCGGCGTCTCGTTCAGTTTCGGCATGCTTTCCATCCCAGGTATCCCCAGCGCCCTTAGTACGGGTGCCGCATCGGCGGCGAACGTCTCGGTAAAGCCCACATGCGACAACTCGGCAATATGTTCCTTGGCCAGGCGCAGCAGTTCGTCCTCGCCGAAATCGGCGATGGTCCGGTCGTCGCGGTGGGCGTAACCGTGGGCCAGTTGCCAGACTTGGTTATTCCAGATGTTCTTGCGCACCCAGGGATCATGCAATCCGGCCTCCAGAAATCCGGCAAGGTTCAGTTCGTGCGCCTTTTGGTAAATGATGAATTCTGCCGGATCGCGAGACCGGCAGAAATAGTACATGGACAGGATGCGCTCAGCCGGGTCCCGCAGGAAAGTGAAGGTGTAGCGGCCTTCCATCAGGGGCCGCGCGAAATGGTAGCCGATGTGGCCGGAAATGAAGCGGACATGGTGCAACTGGTCGGGGGACTTGCCCCAGCAGTCGCCATGGCTGGCTAGGCTGTCTCCGTAGTGTTGCCGTGCCAGATGGAGAATCGACGTGCCAGCGGTCTTCTGGATGTGCAGGAAGAGCGCCGGCACCGACCCGGGCCGGGGTTTTCTCCGGAAAAGCGACATCTACGCCACCGCCTTTCCGGCCAGGCGAGCCGCAGACTGGCAGCTAAAGCCCACCGCTCCGATGCCGCTATGTTCCGTCTCTGCCTCGACGCGGAAGCGCAGGGCGCTTTGCCGGCCATGCAGCGCGTATTCGATGCCCGCCTGACTGCCGAACACCGCCACGCTGATCAGGTAGCTGCCCGGGTTCAGGACGCATTTGAAATCGAATTGCGCAACGACAGTCTCGCCGCCGGCAACCTGCGCCATGCCGGCTTCGGCCGAAGGGGCTGTCCATGCGCCGCCCAGACGCGTGCCGTCGAGTGTCTTGATCAGCATGGCACAGCGCACATGACGGGCGTCTGCGACGAAGCGAGCCCTGAACAGGCATCGGCCGTCCTGGCCGGTGCGCAGGACGGTCACGCTCCGACCGGCGGCGTCCACCAGTTGAACATCCTCGATCAGGGCGCCGTTCGGCTCGTAGGCCACGGCAACGTGAGCCTCCGCCTCGCCTGCCCCCTCATCGTCATACACCTCCGCCATGAGGCCCGCGTTGTCGGCATGCCCGCCGGCTTGCGATCGGATCCGCTCGCGCGCCGCCTGGCGGGT
The window above is part of the Denitratisoma sp. genome. Proteins encoded here:
- a CDS encoding sulfotransferase family 2 domain-containing protein translates to MSLFRRKPRPGSVPALFLHIQKTAGTSILHLARQHYGDSLASHGDCWGKSPDQLHHVRFISGHIGYHFARPLMEGRYTFTFLRDPAERILSMYYFCRSRDPAEFIIYQKAHELNLAGFLEAGLHDPWVRKNIWNNQVWQLAHGYAHRDDRTIADFGEDELLRLAKEHIAELSHVGFTETFAADAAPVLRALGIPGMESMPKLNETPGRPGAEAQAPEIRALLDRLTGLDRQLYDYARNELPRLKRAG
- a CDS encoding TylF/MycF family methyltransferase — its product is MVRTDGFQYKLRRLRRKLVIYLQYRHFGRLRRVRDRYLQLMLDCLTGSIYEDPPLKALGSDTFDKTLREYGWDWPSVAHSMIGRRRMANLRLLAEEALFNRVAGDFIETGVWRGGACIYLRAVLEAYGVKDRKVWAADSFEGLPPPDAAYPADSGDTFHTYSELAVPLETVRHNFERYGLLDGQVVFLKGWFKDTLPGAQTGPLAILRMDGDMYESTMDALSHLYDRVSVGGYVIVDDYRVVEGCRKAVDEFRSRRNIDDEIIEIDGVGVYWQKTGL